In Gemmata obscuriglobus, a single genomic region encodes these proteins:
- a CDS encoding vanadium-dependent haloperoxidase: protein MPPEQVDQHPRPATVQQVQPAKPRAAHTVVKAEAPVCTPSQVTATGPNGDEQDFPTYLGNYHKGLEHDQYGVVVKEVYDNYFLAAVGTTTPAPDAFTNIPLALKRKLTNPQAGLATDLEGPDPKTLAIRSAPKVNSPEAAAEAVELYWMSLLRDVPFSQFGDTDTHPLIATALTDLSRLAAFTGPKVGGKVTPETLFRGCAAGSNRGPLVSQFLLLDVPYGSLTISHRQRTVVGGHEYLTDPVTWLAVQDGSPAAPPDLFDPTPRYIRNMRDLGQYVHVDALYEAYLNACLILLGMNAPVDKGNPYYANAPYGQPSCLPSGNQSKTQIGFGTFGGPHILSLVCEVATRALKAVWFQKWFVHRRLRPEAYGGLVHFRKTGARQDFPVHDDVLNSPALDEVFARHGTYLLPMQFPEGSPTHPAYGAGHATVAGACVTILKAFFDEDYPIPHPVVPNDDGTALVPYTGPDAHRLTVGGELDKVAANIAIGRNMAGVHWRSDYRESVLLGQTVALCVLHRQARDYHEDYSFTVTLYDGTRVVVDKSGVKTADGKPYALPGCAH, encoded by the coding sequence ATGCCACCCGAACAAGTCGACCAGCACCCCCGTCCGGCGACAGTCCAACAGGTCCAGCCGGCGAAACCTCGCGCGGCTCATACGGTCGTCAAGGCTGAGGCGCCCGTCTGCACCCCGTCGCAGGTTACGGCGACCGGCCCGAACGGGGACGAGCAGGACTTTCCGACCTACCTCGGCAACTACCACAAGGGGTTGGAACATGATCAGTACGGGGTAGTGGTCAAGGAAGTCTATGATAATTACTTTCTCGCCGCCGTCGGCACCACCACTCCGGCCCCGGACGCGTTTACCAACATCCCCCTCGCCCTCAAACGGAAGCTGACCAACCCCCAAGCCGGGTTGGCCACGGACCTGGAAGGTCCGGACCCGAAGACACTGGCCATCCGGTCCGCCCCGAAGGTCAACAGCCCCGAGGCCGCCGCCGAGGCCGTCGAACTGTACTGGATGTCCCTGCTCCGCGACGTCCCGTTCTCCCAGTTCGGCGACACCGACACGCACCCGCTGATCGCGACCGCGCTCACAGATCTCTCCCGGCTCGCCGCGTTCACCGGCCCGAAGGTGGGCGGCAAGGTGACCCCCGAGACGCTGTTCCGCGGGTGCGCCGCCGGGTCGAACCGCGGCCCGCTCGTGTCCCAGTTCCTCCTCCTCGATGTCCCCTACGGGTCGCTCACGATCAGCCATCGGCAGCGAACGGTTGTCGGCGGTCACGAGTACCTAACGGACCCGGTCACCTGGCTCGCGGTCCAGGACGGGAGCCCGGCCGCCCCGCCGGATCTGTTCGACCCGACCCCGCGGTACATCCGGAACATGCGGGACCTGGGCCAGTACGTCCACGTCGACGCGCTGTACGAGGCGTACTTAAACGCCTGCCTGATCCTGCTCGGGATGAACGCCCCGGTGGACAAGGGGAACCCGTACTACGCGAACGCCCCCTACGGGCAACCGAGCTGCCTGCCGAGCGGCAACCAGTCGAAAACGCAGATCGGGTTCGGGACGTTCGGGGGGCCGCACATCCTCAGTTTGGTCTGCGAAGTGGCCACCCGCGCGCTGAAGGCCGTCTGGTTCCAGAAGTGGTTCGTCCACCGGCGCCTCCGCCCCGAAGCGTACGGGGGGCTGGTCCACTTCCGGAAGACCGGCGCGCGCCAGGACTTCCCGGTCCACGACGACGTCCTCAACTCGCCCGCGCTCGACGAGGTGTTCGCACGGCACGGGACGTACCTGCTCCCCATGCAATTTCCCGAGGGAAGCCCGACGCACCCGGCGTACGGGGCCGGGCACGCGACGGTGGCCGGGGCGTGCGTCACCATCCTGAAGGCCTTCTTCGACGAGGATTACCCGATCCCCCACCCGGTGGTGCCGAACGACGACGGAACGGCCTTGGTCCCGTACACGGGTCCGGACGCCCACCGGCTGACCGTCGGCGGGGAGCTGGACAAGGTCGCGGCCAACATCGCGATCGGGCGGAACATGGCCGGGGTTCACTGGCGGAGCGACTACCGGGAGTCGGTTCTGCTGGGCCAGACCGTGGCGCTGTGCGTCCTCCACCGGCAGGCCCGCGATTACCACGAGGACTACTCGTTCACCGTCACGCTGTACGACGGAACGCGGGTGGTCGTTGACAAGAGCGGGGTGAAGACCGCGGACGGCAAGCCCTACGCGCTGCCGGGCTGCGCGCACTGA
- a CDS encoding ferritin-like domain-containing protein produces the protein MPHGFITWRPAGHAGNARVAAPPAFALAGAAGPQLCPAPPEPRPEAAQPLAARDEAVFLLHTAAEIEHALLVQYLYAAFSFGEPAARLRANGGDLEPEPHAKVFGPGGWDRTLLDIAVEEMFHLMTVQNVLRAIGGPLNLEREDMPFRSEFYPFPFTLEPVTKASLARYVAAEMPARPDPAAYPLLPEILARARVANHQGEINRVGALYARILELLGRVPSDAFRPETANGYQADPAEWGGSDATALPANKRARILARFGGTPSETKNKVRAVLSLIAEQGEGPGSDPTGSHFDLFYQMYKDFPETDADHGAVLWHPAVPVPRHPSTSPAPFPDPDLEAGRVTHGVAVRWAKVFNTRYRMLLHFLLHHLLTDGSVVDPDGRPRAARRRAALLGWAFTEMQTTLREVSNVLARLPRRGGAPFPPGRPPVAGAPFELPYTLNLPDRDADRWQLHRDVLDAAEGELADLTGPAGSDRAIARLRAANRTIRAVLAAPDPFGAGDSATIGFAQVVEILDQAVGGPAGAVGPPHRAFWRGLTRDQFVAHKVLGHSLVAVGNGAGSALVKALKGEPPFDGSEFPRMPVGSPPVPGDRIARIEKWIDAGCPGAAAPTAPTPREQMIELLKAKRPLARSPGRHGGVPAGGEVLSTLFEQERYADILQFLQTGAAGLPPAEGTPLVAPKNPGGSGLFIQITAGVMTGRFTADEVAVVERWINSL, from the coding sequence GTGCCACACGGATTCATCACCTGGCGACCGGCCGGGCACGCGGGTAACGCGCGCGTCGCCGCCCCGCCGGCGTTCGCCCTGGCGGGAGCGGCGGGGCCGCAGTTGTGCCCGGCCCCGCCGGAGCCCCGGCCGGAAGCCGCTCAACCGCTGGCGGCTCGGGACGAGGCCGTCTTCCTCCTTCACACCGCGGCCGAGATCGAGCACGCGCTGCTCGTTCAGTACCTCTACGCCGCGTTCTCGTTCGGCGAGCCGGCGGCCCGCCTGCGCGCGAACGGGGGCGACCTCGAGCCGGAACCGCACGCCAAAGTGTTCGGCCCCGGCGGGTGGGACCGGACGCTCCTCGACATCGCGGTGGAGGAAATGTTCCACCTGATGACCGTCCAGAACGTGCTCCGGGCGATCGGCGGCCCGCTCAACCTGGAACGCGAGGACATGCCGTTCCGCAGCGAGTTCTACCCGTTCCCCTTTACCCTGGAGCCGGTGACCAAGGCGTCCCTGGCCCGGTACGTGGCCGCCGAAATGCCCGCCCGGCCCGACCCGGCTGCGTACCCACTCCTTCCAGAGATTTTGGCCCGCGCGCGGGTCGCCAACCACCAGGGGGAGATCAACCGGGTCGGCGCGCTTTACGCCCGCATCCTCGAGCTCCTCGGGCGCGTCCCGTCGGATGCGTTCCGACCGGAGACCGCAAACGGGTACCAGGCGGACCCGGCGGAATGGGGCGGGAGCGACGCCACGGCCCTACCGGCCAACAAGCGCGCCCGCATTCTGGCGCGGTTCGGGGGCACGCCGTCCGAGACCAAAAACAAGGTTCGTGCCGTACTCTCCCTGATCGCGGAGCAGGGCGAAGGGCCGGGGAGCGATCCGACAGGCTCGCACTTCGACCTGTTCTACCAGATGTACAAGGACTTTCCGGAAACGGACGCGGACCACGGGGCGGTGCTTTGGCACCCCGCGGTGCCGGTCCCGCGCCACCCGAGCACGAGCCCCGCGCCGTTCCCGGACCCGGACCTCGAGGCCGGGCGCGTCACGCACGGCGTGGCGGTCCGGTGGGCCAAGGTGTTCAACACGCGCTACCGGATGCTGCTCCACTTCTTGCTCCACCACCTGCTGACGGACGGCTCGGTCGTTGACCCGGACGGCCGGCCGCGGGCGGCGCGCCGGCGCGCCGCACTGTTGGGATGGGCGTTCACCGAAATGCAGACCACCCTGCGCGAGGTGTCGAACGTCCTCGCCCGCCTCCCCCGCCGCGGCGGCGCCCCATTCCCGCCGGGCCGTCCGCCGGTCGCCGGGGCGCCGTTCGAGCTGCCCTACACACTGAACCTCCCGGACCGGGACGCCGACCGCTGGCAGCTCCACCGCGACGTGTTGGACGCCGCGGAGGGGGAGCTGGCCGACCTGACCGGTCCCGCCGGGAGCGACCGAGCGATCGCCCGCCTCCGGGCAGCGAACCGGACGATCCGCGCGGTGCTCGCGGCCCCCGACCCGTTCGGGGCGGGCGACAGCGCGACGATCGGTTTCGCCCAGGTGGTCGAGATCCTCGACCAGGCGGTCGGCGGCCCGGCCGGCGCGGTCGGGCCGCCGCACCGGGCGTTCTGGCGCGGGCTGACGCGCGACCAGTTCGTGGCCCACAAGGTTCTCGGCCACAGCCTCGTCGCCGTCGGCAACGGGGCCGGCTCGGCCCTCGTGAAGGCGCTGAAGGGCGAGCCGCCGTTTGACGGGAGCGAGTTCCCGCGTATGCCCGTCGGCTCCCCTCCGGTTCCGGGCGACCGGATCGCGCGCATCGAGAAGTGGATCGACGCGGGCTGCCCCGGGGCGGCCGCCCCCACCGCCCCGACGCCGCGCGAGCAGATGATCGAGCTGCTCAAGGCGAAGCGCCCGCTGGCGCGGTCGCCCGGCCGCCACGGCGGCGTGCCCGCCGGCGGCGAGGTCTTGAGCACCCTGTTCGAACAGGAGCGGTACGCGGACATTCTCCAGTTCCTACAGACGGGCGCCGCGGGGCTCCCGCCCGCGGAGGGCACGCCGCTGGTCGCGCCGAAGAACCCGGGCGGCAGCGGCCTCTTCATCCAGATCACCGCGGGCGTTATGACCGGCCGGTTCACCGCCGATGAGGTCGCGGTCGTCGAACGTTGGATCAACAGCCTTTGA
- a CDS encoding M4 family metallopeptidase: MFCECRRCLNCITPPHILEKLLESKDKDIRQAALSTLLTTARLRGERAIRGAVAFAAAGPGGGRRTIFDCRNGSFLPNAVLARTEDGAPAADESVNRAFDGLGTTRDFYREVLERDSIDGHGMRLDGYVHRGVQYNNAFWDGREMVFGDGDGVVFTDFTSSLDVIAHELTHGVTEFTAGLEYHFQSGALNESISDVFGSLVKQWSLGQSADAADWLIGAEVFTPGIGADALRSLKAPGTAYDNSLLGRDPQPDHMSKFEVRPDTEAGDWGGVHINSGIPNKAFYLTAVGIGGNAWEAPGHIWYEALRASGADTQFQEFADTTYAKAGELYGTDSAEQRAVSAAWREVGIRISGAASGGSRGRGGAASGDTLADLTKQVAALAGQVKALVKDVGALKTKR; the protein is encoded by the coding sequence ATGTTCTGTGAGTGCCGTCGCTGCCTGAACTGCATCACCCCGCCGCACATCCTTGAGAAGCTCTTGGAGAGCAAGGACAAGGACATTCGCCAGGCGGCGCTGAGCACCCTGCTGACCACGGCCCGGTTGCGCGGCGAGCGCGCGATCCGCGGCGCGGTCGCGTTCGCCGCCGCCGGCCCGGGCGGCGGCCGGCGAACCATTTTCGACTGCCGGAACGGCAGCTTCCTTCCGAACGCCGTTCTGGCCCGCACCGAGGACGGCGCGCCGGCGGCCGACGAGTCCGTCAACCGGGCGTTCGACGGGTTAGGTACCACGCGCGACTTCTACAGGGAGGTGCTCGAGCGGGACTCCATCGACGGGCACGGGATGCGCCTCGACGGGTACGTCCACCGCGGCGTGCAGTACAATAACGCGTTCTGGGACGGGCGCGAGATGGTGTTCGGCGACGGGGACGGCGTGGTGTTCACCGACTTCACCAGCTCCCTCGACGTGATCGCGCACGAGCTGACGCACGGGGTGACCGAGTTCACCGCCGGTTTGGAGTACCACTTCCAGTCGGGCGCCCTGAACGAGTCGATCTCGGACGTGTTCGGGTCGCTGGTCAAGCAGTGGTCCCTCGGGCAGTCCGCGGACGCGGCCGACTGGCTGATCGGGGCCGAGGTGTTCACCCCGGGCATCGGCGCCGACGCGCTGCGGTCGTTGAAGGCGCCGGGGACGGCGTACGACAACAGCCTCCTTGGCCGGGACCCCCAGCCCGACCACATGAGCAAGTTCGAGGTGCGGCCCGACACCGAGGCCGGAGACTGGGGCGGGGTCCACATCAACTCGGGCATCCCGAACAAGGCGTTCTACCTGACTGCGGTGGGGATCGGCGGCAACGCCTGGGAGGCCCCCGGGCACATCTGGTACGAGGCGCTCCGGGCGTCCGGCGCGGACACCCAGTTCCAGGAGTTCGCCGACACGACGTACGCCAAGGCGGGCGAGCTGTACGGGACCGACAGCGCCGAACAACGGGCCGTGTCCGCCGCGTGGCGGGAGGTCGGCATCCGGATCAGCGGGGCCGCGTCCGGCGGGTCGCGCGGGCGTGGCGGGGCCGCGTCCGGCGACACCCTGGCCGACCTCACGAAGCAGGTCGCCGCCCTGGCCGGCCAGGTCAAGGCACTGGTGAAGGACGTCGGGGCGCTCAAGACGAAGAGGTAA
- a CDS encoding protealysin inhibitor emfourin, with translation MKVTLAKHGGLAAGIRRPPQVVDTDALPAPLAEELARLVAAAVAAGTPPGERPGRARDAMSYTLTVEGDGRTALTQSDTAMTPAFAALLAWLEQH, from the coding sequence ATGAAAGTGACGTTGGCGAAGCACGGTGGCCTGGCGGCCGGCATCCGCCGCCCGCCGCAGGTCGTGGACACCGACGCCCTGCCGGCCCCGCTGGCGGAGGAGCTGGCCCGGTTGGTGGCGGCCGCCGTAGCGGCCGGCACGCCGCCGGGGGAGCGCCCCGGGCGCGCCCGGGACGCGATGAGCTACACGCTCACCGTGGAGGGGGACGGCCGAACCGCCCTGACCCAGTCGGATACCGCCATGACCCCGGCGTTCGCGGCCCTGCTCGCGTGGCTGGAGCAACACTAA
- a CDS encoding histidine phosphatase family protein: MKTVILLRHADVDAHAGPAPDAQPLNAAGRARAQALARAVGAAGVSVIYVSPAARTQETVAPLAAELGVAPAVTPGPAAFAAEVAAAGSGSVILVAGHSNTVPALIAGLGAASPVALVEGHDDLFVVTIGAGASVLRLKYGAAQAPRPGAVPSP, encoded by the coding sequence ATGAAGACCGTCATCCTGTTGCGGCACGCGGACGTCGACGCGCACGCCGGCCCGGCCCCCGACGCGCAGCCGCTGAACGCCGCGGGCCGCGCCCGGGCACAGGCGCTCGCCCGCGCGGTCGGGGCGGCGGGCGTTTCGGTCATTTACGTCAGCCCCGCGGCCCGCACCCAGGAGACCGTCGCGCCGCTCGCGGCCGAGCTGGGGGTGGCGCCGGCGGTCACCCCCGGTCCGGCCGCGTTCGCAGCGGAGGTCGCGGCCGCCGGCAGCGGCTCCGTGATTCTCGTCGCCGGCCACAGCAACACCGTGCCCGCGCTGATCGCCGGCCTCGGCGCCGCCTCGCCCGTGGCGCTCGTCGAGGGCCACGACGACCTGTTCGTTGTGACCATCGGGGCCGGGGCCAGCGTCTTGCGCCTCAAGTACGGGGCGGCGCAGGCCCCGCGCCCGGGTGCGGTTCCGTCGCCTTGA
- a CDS encoding IS5 family transposase: protein MYPGGRPRTTALRDVTDAAFYVLRTGCQWRYRPKDFPPKSTVGRYFDEWRHNGTRDTIHDLLRKKVRTAERPYSPRTTASVDSQSVDTTSGGEERGRDNAKNVDGRKRHILVDSMGLLLAVLVTAAGVDDAKAAAELFGRLDEQPMGKVRRVFADRKYHNYALYEWVETNARWELVIVRRPDGAKGWVKLPRRWTVERTFAWLGTCRRLSKNREKAVRSSEAVVKLAMIHLMLNRLEPKGVDAEFQYHTVA, encoded by the coding sequence GTGTACCCCGGCGGCCGTCCCCGTACCACCGCCCTGCGGGACGTCACCGACGCGGCCTTCTACGTGCTGCGGACCGGTTGCCAGTGGCGGTACCGGCCCAAGGACTTCCCGCCCAAGTCCACGGTCGGGCGGTACTTCGACGAGTGGCGACACAACGGCACCCGCGACACGATCCATGACCTTCTCCGCAAAAAGGTCCGCACCGCCGAGAGGCCGTACTCGCCCCGGACGACCGCGAGCGTGGATAGCCAGTCGGTGGACACGACCTCCGGCGGCGAGGAGCGGGGCCGGGACAACGCCAAGAACGTGGACGGGCGGAAGCGGCACATCCTCGTGGATTCCATGGGGTTGCTGTTGGCCGTGCTGGTGACGGCCGCGGGCGTCGATGATGCCAAGGCGGCGGCCGAACTGTTCGGCCGGCTGGACGAGCAACCGATGGGGAAGGTGCGCCGGGTGTTCGCCGACCGCAAGTACCACAACTACGCCCTGTACGAGTGGGTCGAGACGAACGCCCGGTGGGAGCTGGTCATCGTCCGCCGCCCGGACGGGGCCAAGGGGTGGGTGAAGTTACCGCGGCGGTGGACGGTGGAGCGGACGTTCGCCTGGCTGGGGACGTGCCGGCGGTTGTCCAAGAACCGGGAGAAGGCGGTGCGGTCGTCGGAGGCGGTCGTCAAGTTGGCCATGATCCACCTGATGCTCAACCGGCTTGAGCCGAAAGGGGTCGACGCCGAGTTTCAATACCACACGGTGGCATAA
- a CDS encoding transposase domain-containing protein, which translates to MERIYTELNQFSQWPSSQRTAALKQLLPRELMAEVVTESSLPSNFCCRLLNWFMLWFVVGIGLFSRDSYRQVFKWLNPFRPKGTPERSTLCMARVRLGVAPVRRLQERVTALLATRATPGAFHHQYRLMGLDGFAADLADSAANTRAFGHPGSGRATGAFPQARVLSLCELGTHVLWRSLIKPCRRGEVTMAPALLRHLTSE; encoded by the coding sequence ATGGAACGTATCTATACCGAACTGAACCAGTTCTCACAATGGCCCTCGTCCCAACGAACGGCGGCACTGAAGCAGTTGCTACCCCGAGAACTGATGGCAGAGGTGGTGACCGAATCGTCGCTCCCGTCGAACTTCTGTTGTCGGCTCCTGAACTGGTTCATGCTCTGGTTCGTAGTCGGAATCGGACTGTTCAGCCGCGACAGCTACCGGCAGGTGTTCAAGTGGCTCAACCCGTTCCGCCCGAAGGGTACACCGGAGCGCTCGACCCTGTGCATGGCACGGGTGCGGCTCGGGGTTGCGCCCGTGCGTCGGCTCCAGGAACGCGTCACCGCGCTGCTGGCAACACGGGCCACGCCGGGCGCGTTCCATCACCAGTACCGACTCATGGGGCTCGACGGGTTCGCGGCCGATCTGGCCGATTCGGCGGCCAACACGCGGGCGTTCGGCCATCCGGGATCGGGACGAGCAACGGGCGCGTTCCCGCAGGCTCGGGTGCTGAGCCTGTGCGAGTTGGGTACCCATGTGCTGTGGCGCAGTCTGATCAAGCCGTGCCGCCGGGGCGAGGTCACGATGGCTCCGGCCCTGTTGCGGCACCTGACTTCTGAGTGA
- a CDS encoding zinc ribbon domain-containing protein, whose product MTPTHSTNGAKRYRYYACVAGQKRGVRTCPSRSVPAEPAEAFVVDKIRAVGRDPELLRQVLDRARDAGAARAAELEAERAGLEKDLRGWHAEVRNLSVQLRPG is encoded by the coding sequence ATGACCCCCACGCACAGCACCAACGGGGCCAAGCGGTACCGGTACTACGCGTGCGTCGCCGGCCAGAAGCGCGGGGTCCGCACGTGCCCGTCCCGGAGCGTGCCGGCCGAGCCCGCCGAGGCGTTCGTGGTGGACAAGATCCGGGCGGTGGGCCGGGACCCGGAGCTGCTCCGCCAGGTGCTGGACCGGGCGCGGGACGCGGGCGCCGCCCGGGCCGCCGAGCTGGAGGCCGAGCGGGCCGGGCTGGAGAAGGACCTGCGGGGCTGGCACGCCGAAGTGCGGAACCTGTCGGTGCAGCTGCGCCCGGGCTAG
- a CDS encoding DUF2924 domain-containing protein — protein sequence MPIDVAKELAGLRRLTPKELRARYAEVFGEPTASGNRTWLVRRIAWRLQALAEGGLSARAQARAAELARDADLRVIPPKGHADEPAPGPVRTGTVPTHASDPRPPPPGTILTRTYKGTDVQVKVLAAGFAYDGRTFGSLSAVAAAVTGSHLKGFHFFKLNKPEGT from the coding sequence GTGCCGATCGATGTCGCGAAGGAACTGGCCGGGCTGCGGCGGCTGACCCCGAAAGAGTTGCGGGCGCGGTACGCGGAGGTGTTCGGCGAGCCGACCGCGTCGGGCAATCGCACGTGGCTCGTGCGGCGCATCGCGTGGCGGCTCCAGGCCCTGGCCGAGGGCGGGCTCAGCGCCCGCGCGCAAGCCCGGGCGGCCGAGCTGGCCCGGGACGCGGACCTGCGGGTGATCCCGCCCAAGGGGCACGCCGACGAGCCCGCGCCCGGCCCGGTCCGCACCGGCACCGTGCCGACGCACGCGAGTGACCCGCGACCGCCCCCGCCCGGCACGATCCTCACCCGCACGTACAAGGGCACCGACGTTCAGGTCAAGGTCCTGGCCGCCGGGTTCGCGTACGACGGCCGGACGTTCGGCTCGCTCAGCGCGGTCGCCGCGGCGGTCACCGGGAGCCACCTCAAGGGGTTCCACTTCTTCAAGCTCAACAAGCCGGAGGGCACATGA